GTTGACCATTTCGTTCGGACTCGTGTCCATTCCGGTGAAGCTTTATTCCGCCACCGAGGCGAGCCGCACGATCTCCTTCAATCTCCTGCACAAGGGCTGCGGCTCGCGCCTCAAGCAGCAGTATGTCTGCTTGAAGGAGGAAGTGCCGGTGCCGCGCGAGGACATCGTGAAGGGTTATGAATTCGCCAAGGACCAGTACGTGATGTTCACGCCCGAGGAGCTGAAGGCGCTCGAAGAGGCGGGTACGCACAGCGCCGAGATCACCGAATTCGTGCCGATCGAGGCGATCGATCCGGTGTACTTCGACAAGGCCTACTACCTCGCGCCGGACAAGGGCGGCGCCAAGCCCTACGCGCTCTTCACCCGGGCGCTGCGCGAATCGAAGCGCTGCGCGCTCGGCCGCTGGGCGGCGCGCGGCAAGCAGTACATCGTGATGATCCGTCCGGTCGAAGATGGTCTCATCATGCAGCAGCTGCTTTACGCCGCCGAGGTCAGGTCGATCAAGGACATCGAGATCCCGAAGACCGAGGTGAAGGACGCCGAGCTCAAACTCGCGGAGCAGTTGATCGAGCAGCAGGCCTCCGACAAGTTCGATCCCGGTGCATACACCGACGAGGTGCGCGCCCGCGTCGAGGCGGGGGTGCAGAAGAAGGTCGAGGGCCAGGAGATCACCCTGGCCGAGGAGCCCGAGGGCGGCGC
Above is a genomic segment from Pseudomonadota bacterium containing:
- a CDS encoding Ku protein, with protein sequence MAARSIGSLTISFGLVSIPVKLYSATEASRTISFNLLHKGCGSRLKQQYVCLKEEVPVPREDIVKGYEFAKDQYVMFTPEELKALEEAGTHSAEITEFVPIEAIDPVYFDKAYYLAPDKGGAKPYALFTRALRESKRCALGRWAARGKQYIVMIRPVEDGLIMQQLLYAAEVRSIKDIEIPKTEVKDAELKLAEQLIEQQASDKFDPGAYTDEVRARVEAGVQKKVEGQEITLAEEPEGGAQVIDLMEALRASLEKKVPARARAPQAETRAATRKPPKRAQAAEPAARRGAKK